The sequence CAAATTCATTGGTAATAAATATGCTAACTTCCTGAATCAAAATGGAGAGCCTCTCAAGAAAAAGAGCTATGCAGTCAGCAATGACTTAAATTAGTCAGGATAGCAGGCATCTGGGGTTAAGGCTGTTTCCACCATTTTGGTCTCACCACCATATAAGAGTGGGACCACAGCTGTGTAGCACTTGTTTCTGTCATAAGTGTAGCAGGTCTCTGTAGCACTGTCTTCATCACAgatattgctttgggtagcaaTAACTATCTGATTATCCAGCTCCACTTCTGTAGGATCACATTTTTTACAGCTGAAAAGCAAATACATGTATTAGACAATCCCCTCAAATGCTGTGTCAAAATGTGACTACACATTTCAATCCAAAATCAATTAGTTCTTGCAGCTCTGACGTGACAGCAAAGGATGACTCCTTTCAGACATAAGCAGCTCTACAATACAGAATAGCTTATGGGATTTTCCAATCTTTAATATACATTAGTTGAAAGTAAGCAATATAATTAATGATATGATAATATGATTGTTTTATCTACACCATACAGCAATTTCTACTATGTTAGGCTTATTCCCAACTGTATATCTGTTTAAACAAGTTATTTATAGTGACaagaaagggaaaattaaaaaaaaattgatgttagAGTCTGTCATTTCCAAAGAAACACCTGCCTGTTTATAAGATCAAATCCACTTATTGAACTATTAAGGGAAATTGGCCTTTCTATGAATgccaataattttttctttagaaattttttctttagaaaaaatgtATAGCTAAATTTTATCTGTGACAAAGTTTTATGAATTTACGATACCTAATAATTAACATAGGAATTAATGTATTCAAAAGTTCAGATTATGTTTGTAAATGTTTATACTccaacatattttgaaaaacattcttACTAACAaggttaaaattaaaagctattaACTTCCACATCTatattaatatggaaaaaaatatatcttacaGGTCAGACAAATGGTACACAAATCTGGTTCTCAATGGTGAGGTGGGATCAGAGATATTCTCCCTGTTGTTCAGAGGaacactaaaagaaaagaaagaaaacaaagttaaaacAATGAAATGCAGATATTGTTATTTTTGGTAATAAGTATACTGCCACTATTTCATCAGAACAGTACTTATTGTATTTAGTACTCTATAAGCACTCTAGAGTAATACCATTACTCAGATTTTTATAGTAACttgctatattttaaatatttctcattcAAAATAAACTTCACAGCAACTCTGCTGTCAACTATCTTTGCTGACGTGGcaaatttttgcttttcctttaaaaCTCAACTCACGTTTTACCTCTGTAATAATTATATTGATGTTATCTCCACCCTTCAACAAACTTCTTCCTCTGCAGTCTCATTAAtgctcatatatatttattatatcgAATGCAGTATCATAGTTGCTTGTCTACAGAGTGGTTGCTTCCCTGGGCTATGTAAGTTCCTTGAGGCAAAAACATTTatgtattcccagtgcctagcTAGGTATGTGGCATATGGAATATGTTCAATATTTGTGAAATGGACAGACAGATATTCTTATCCAGATTCTAGAGGAGAGGAAATCATAAATAGGAGAGGTTAGTGATCCACCCAAGTTCACACAACAATTAAGTAGCAAAGCTGGAACTTCTTCATCGTGATGTCCCATGAAAAATTAGATGATTGTCAAAGAGTTCAGGTGATttcattaactttaaaatttttttcatctaaGTCATCATTCCTTCTCATGCGCACCCCTCCCTACCAAAAGGAACAACAAAAACCTTGTGTTTCCTAACTCAGTATTTAGCAATACCATCCAAGCCAAAAACCTGGTTATCATACCTGAATCCTCCCCTGTCACATATCTAATCAATCTCACAGTCCAGTTGATTCTAATTATTTTCATGTGTGAAATCCATCCACTTGCCTCTCTTCTCATTATTACTGCCTTAATTCAGGACACCACTGTCCTCTCCTAGACTGTAACAATGTCTTCCTTTTGTCTTGACTCCTTCAAACCACTGGCCACATTATTGCCAAACATCCTTTCTAAAATTGCAAGCTTAATTTCCTTCTCTGCTTAAAACCTCTAGTGTCTCTCCACAGATAACAGGGTATCCTCAAAATAGCATAAAAGGCACATATCCTAATATGCCCCTAACTCCCCAGCTTCATCTCTCACAATGTCACCATCTACAATGCATGCCAGCTGTAAACAATCACTTGCAATTTCACAAACGTACCATGCTTTTCTCATCTTCTATCTTAACAATAACAGTTCTAACATATAATACTGGTTACGGTGTGCCTGGTACTATGCTAAGCATATTACATGATGATCTCATATAATCGTCACAGCAATCCTGTTTCCTTTTCCTGGAATGATCTCCCCCACCTATTAATTCTCTCACTCCCCACACACATTTAGCCAGCAAACTCCTACTGAGCTAACAGCCATCATCCATCCCACCACTTATTCCAAACACGCTTTCCTGCCTCCCACTGCCACCCTTCTCCTCTCCCCGAAGATTGGACTGGGTAACCCTCCTCAGTACTCCTATAACAACCCATGCCCGTTCCTATCATAGCACTTACAATACAGAATTGTAATTGCCTTTTTAATTGTTTACGGTTTCCTGTTAGACTAtaaattcttttaagaaatggactgtattttaaataaactgtttTATCCCCACCACCAACCCTTAATATTTGGCAGTTACTAAATAAACAttcgttgaatgaatgaatgaaactatTCTTAATAAGACTGTAAAGACTCAAGTAATATCAGAAAAAGGAGAGGCTACTATAAGCCAAACACTGCTCTTTTATGAATTAttgtatttaatcctcacaatcctataaagtatatgtgtataaattcatacatacataattatccctttttttaaagtttaggaaAAAGGctagttaagtaacttgcccaaagtcacatcaTTTTAGTAAGTAATGGAGTTGGGAATAATACCATAATGGCAggctcagcatggtggctcacgcctgtaatcccagcactttgggagctgaggcgggtggattgcttgaggtcaggagttcaagcccagcttggccaacatgatgaaaccctgtctttactaaaaatacaaaaattagccaggcgatgaggcgtgcacatgtagtcccagctactccggagactgaggcaggagaattgcttgaacccaggaggcagaggttgcagtgagccaagatcatgctactgcactccagcctgggcaacagagtgagactctgtctcaaaaaaaaaagctgggcatggtggctcatgcctgcaatcccaccacttcgggaggccaaggtgggcagatcacctgaggtcaagagttcgagactagcctggccaacatggtgaaaccttgtctctactaaaaatacaaaaaaaattagctgggcatggtggtgcgtgcctgtagtctcagctactcggggaggctgaggcaggagaattgcttaaacccaggaggcagaggttgcagtaagccaagatcgcaccactgcattccaacctgggtgacagatggagattccatctcaaaataataacaataataataccaTAATGGCACAGCAATGCCAATATACTTTCAGAAATCAGAACAGGGAAGATCAACACATCAGGCAAAGTGTCATGAAGTATCTGAATTATCTGATTTCAGTaaacaatataatataaaaagaatcatttcataaaataaaaagatgaattagAAGATCATGCAGGAGATTTTCAAAATCTCCTGGAGGTTTAAACATAAGATAGACACTCTTCAACATGGCTTAAGTGCCAATGTCATGTATGCCATTCTTTCCAATTACCCACTACTCTAGCTATTCTATCCCTAGCACGAAGCTATGTGGGCAGGATCTGAGTGGTCAAAGAAAACCTGCTAGAGGAAGTGATGGCTGAACTAAGACATGCACATTGAGAAAGAGTTAACTAGGCTAAGAGGGGTGGGACAGAGTTCTTCAAACAGAGGAACTAGCAGGTGTAAAAGCACTGTGAATGTGGGGAAATAGAGACACTACAGCagtgctgaatttttttttttttttttttcgagaaagtctcactgttgtcccccaggctggagtgcagcaatggcgcgatctcggctcactgaaacctccgcctcccgggttcaagcaattctcctgcctcagcctcccgagtagctgggattacaggtgcctgccaccatgcccggctaatttttgtatttttagtagagacggggtttcaccatgttggccaggctggtctcaaactcctgacctcaggtgatccacctgcctcggcctcccaaagtgctggcattacaggcatgggccaccgtgcccagccccagtaGTGCggaatttttaaacataaagtaaaagaaaagtggCAATGGATGATCTTGAGAGTTATGCTAAGCTTTGAAGGTCAGGCCAAGGCATTTGTAATATATCCTAAGATCAATGTTGGGGAAACCATCACAAGGCTTTTAAGCAGGATAGTGACAATAATTGGCACATAGATTAGGtgaataaataatagtaaatatttttaatatgtccCAGAAATATATAAGCTCTAAAAGGAATAGatattctctatttatttttacaataagcCTATGAGTTAAGCAtgattttttcctcatttaaagatgaaaaagttgAAGTTCAAAGTAGGTAAGTAACTTGCATACAAAAACGCACAGCTATTAAGTGTCCCAGACAGAACTTGAAACAAAATTCTTAAACACATTATACTTTTCCCAttgattgaatggaatggaatgctctGTTCTCTTTCTATAGGAGATTTGATTGGGGAAAAACTATTAAGGTAGGAGTGGTTTACAAGCAAAACTTATAACTGATTGGATCCAACAGAAATCTAATTTCTCAAATAGTAATAGCATTCTTGCTATTGAAAAAGAGCTGTATAGCATATAACTCTGGACTGTGTGTGAAACGAAATGAATATCTGAAATCCAATCTAAAAGTGAGATCGAATCAAATTAGTTAATGTGATCAGTCTGCCTTATCTCAATGCAGACATCTGATTACAGTGTAAAAGACTCAGTTATGTATATATGGTACAAAATAAGGCTTTAGTGTTATCTGAAGTTTCAGTTTGAACTGATCAAGGGCAACTGAAAGTTCTCATTCAAATTGAAATAACttggccaggcgtgttggctcaggcttgtaatcacagcactctgggaggccaaggcaggaggatcacttgagctcagaagttcgagaacagcctgggcaacatagtgagaccttttctctagagaaaaataaaaaattatccaggtgtggggtggtgcgtgcctgtagacCCATCTACtgaggaggattgctttagcctgggagttcgaggctgcagtaagcagtgatcttgccactgcactctagcctgggtgacagagtgagaccctgtctcaaaaacaagcaaacaaaaataaataaatagaaataactcCATATAAACAGTGCATGTTGATGACTAGATTACAACCTTTGTTTATAATTTGATGTAGCCCACTGATTTTAGATTGGCTGTAATCTTTCATTCTTACCCCTAATTTCAATAAAATTGCCTCAAGCTCATTCACAAGACTCAATTCTTAACTCATGTAAAGTGCTCCACAGCAAAAAGGGGAGTAAAGAGGCAGGTATTACATTCAAACAACACTCAGTGTCAGAAAGTATCTCTGCTTAGAACAGGAAAAAAGGGAGTATGGAATGCCACGTACATAATTCGGATGTTTCTCTCCACAATGTCCTCATTAGGATCTTCGGAAGAATGGATGATCCTGGAAGTAATCCGGGCACACTTACATTTGTTGTCAACAAGAACAATCCTTTCATCTTCTTGGGCTTGAAAGGTAAacgtattaaaaagaaaagaaaacaaaggtcaatttatgtattttgtattgagttattttatctttcttgccTGCAGAAAAACAGTTTTATGGTTGGTTTGTCTCAGCTTTCTCCATTTGTTCTCTAAGCAGAATCTTACATCACAGTGAAGGAAATCCAAAGGTACTCTAAAAggaattttcacttttttcttgaaCCAGTCTATGGGAATCTGGGCTGAAAGAATTCTGATTTTCGCGTCCTTCCTGAACTCTCAtttgtacttaaaatttttttgtataaattgtaTTATAGTTAAGAACAGGCATGTTTTCCTCCAAGATAACCTTATTTTGTAAGACTTTTAAATATTCTCCACCACAATTATCTGCCTTTTCATAATAACAATCAGATTATCATAGTACAtgattcaataaaaaaaaaaggctatatttcttagaagaattattttaagcagggcgcagtggctcatgcctgtaatcccaggactttgggaggccgaggcaggcagatcacaaggtcaggagttcaagaccagcctgaccaacatagtgaaaccccatctctactaaaactacaaaaattagccgggcatggtggtgcgtgcctgtagtcccagctactcgagaggctgaggcaggagaatcacttgaacctgggaggtggaggttacactgagccaagatcatgccactgcactccagcttgggcaacagagtgagacttcatctcaaaaaaaaggaaaaaaaaaaagaattattttaaaagatagagtATATTTAGACATAAAGTGCTATAAATTTGCAAAAGCAATTTAGAAATATTATGAGGTACAATCTCAACTGAATATGCctgtatacagaaaaaaatgaataaatgaataaatacacatATGACCATTAAAGCCTTAACTTTGAATGTCAACGTTTATTGTCTAATCTTAATATTAGACAAAGAGGTCTGataagttgtttgtttgtttatttgacagagtgtctcactctgtcgtccaggctggagtgcagtggcacgatcttggctcactgcaacctctgcctcttgggttcaagtgattttcctgcctcagcctcccaagtagctgggactacaggtgtgcaccgtcACGCCTGGCtagatctttgtattttttttttagcagagatagagtttcaccatgttgcccgggctggtcttaaactcctgacctcaagtgatccacctgcctcgagcctcccaaagtgctgggattacagagccaCTACACCCAACCTTGATAAGTATTGCAAGGAATAAACAAAGGAAATTTTGTATCATCTGGATTTGGATCAattaacagattttattttattttttgagacagagtttcactcttgttgcccaggctggagtgcaatggcacaatctcagctcactgcaacctccacctcctgggttcaagtgattctcctgcctcaacctcccaagtagctgggattacaggcatgtgccaccatgcccagctaatttttgtatttttagtagagaccaagtttcaccatgttggttaggctggtctcgaactcctgacctcaggtgatccaccctcctcggcctcccaaagtgctgggattatgggcatgagccaccgcacccggcaaattatcagattttaaaaattcaataatagCTTTACATAAGTAACGCTATTAAATAAGAGTGctaattaataataacaatgatgttggccaggtacagtggctcacgcctttaatcccagcactttgggaggctgaggcaagtggatcatgagttcaggagttccagaccagcctggcccatatggtgaaactctgtctctactaataatacaaaaattagccaggcatggtggcgcacacctttagtcccagctacccgggaggctgaggcagaagaatctcttgaacctgggaggtggaggttgcagtgagccaagactgccccactccactccagcctgggcgacacagcgagactccatctcaaaaaataacaataataataacaacaacgaTGTTAAATATGctttattcatataattttagCTAAGTGACCTTTAACAATTCATCTCATTAAgcctcaactaaaaaaaaaaaaaacaaagatttagtATACGAATTCAAGTTATAAAGTTTAAATGATCAGAATAGTTATAATTTTAATTGGAAGTCTATTCCTGAGACGATTCCTAGAGCAAAGAGGACCTAATGCAGTATTTCAGTCTTAATGATAAGAGCCACTACACAAACATTTTAAGACCATTGTTATTATACTTGTAGTTGTTTGAAGTACtttataatgtattattataCCATTGTTCATAAGTTCCTAATGAATCTTCTGATACAGTCTGTGTAATATTGGAAAGAAACATTATGGAGTCAATTCAAGGTAATGAAATAACTCATTAACATCTGAAAGAGGTAAAATGACTTAAATGATGTCCTGTTTCCTACTTGTGTATCCATGACtc comes from Nomascus leucogenys isolate Asia chromosome 9, Asia_NLE_v1, whole genome shotgun sequence and encodes:
- the JCHAIN gene encoding immunoglobulin J chain isoform X2; this translates as MKNRLLFWGVLAIFVKAVHVKAQEDERIVLVDNKCKCARITSRIIHSSEDPNEDIVERNIRIIVPLNNRENISDPTSPLRTRFVYHLSDLCKKCDPTEVELDNQIVIATQSNICDEDSATETCYTYDRNKCYTAVVPLLYGGETKMVETALTPDACYPD
- the JCHAIN gene encoding immunoglobulin J chain isoform X1, which produces MKNRLLFWGVLAIFVKAVHVKGSRDSSASASRVAGTKAQEDERIVLVDNKCKCARITSRIIHSSEDPNEDIVERNIRIIVPLNNRENISDPTSPLRTRFVYHLSDLCKKCDPTEVELDNQIVIATQSNICDEDSATETCYTYDRNKCYTAVVPLLYGGETKMVETALTPDACYPD